In Acidobacteriota bacterium, the following are encoded in one genomic region:
- a CDS encoding ABC transporter permease, whose product MATCTYVFQRVPAAVATGLDALRANPLRTLLSTVGVVMGAASLAAVLSLADGAESFTRERIAFEGMQRITLEAKTFDSIDGHRVPRANYPIFTPADATQVATAIPDADVRLEVTGTALAGCQEGQSCLELPAAPDPAVRAVRLLGVWATGRTVAPAMLQGRWFTEEEIRSAAHVAVVTKQTGDALVTPSSGAAPIGQSLTLGGASYDIVGVVADGPGARDLMATVPLEAIDAALVAVPQPRARTLSVTVPNVEAAHDARRRLEDVVKTRADWAGQVRTVAHGPERLAQATQGILVMKLMLGAFTSISLLVGGVGIMNVLLASVAERTREIGIRKAVGARRRDILAQFLTESIAISAAGSVIGVVVGLAGAYLVTAIIRARTEALIYASVSVSTLLVSALAALAVGLVFGTYPAIRAARLSPIDAIVRE is encoded by the coding sequence GTGGCGACATGCACGTACGTCTTTCAACGCGTGCCTGCTGCCGTGGCTACGGGGCTCGACGCCCTGCGCGCCAATCCTCTCCGCACACTCCTCTCGACCGTCGGCGTCGTCATGGGGGCCGCATCGCTTGCGGCGGTGCTGTCGCTGGCCGACGGCGCCGAATCCTTCACGCGCGAGCGGATCGCGTTCGAGGGCATGCAGCGCATCACGCTCGAAGCGAAGACGTTCGACTCGATCGACGGCCATCGCGTGCCGCGCGCGAACTACCCGATCTTCACGCCCGCCGACGCGACTCAGGTCGCAACCGCGATCCCTGACGCTGATGTTCGTCTCGAGGTGACGGGCACCGCGCTGGCGGGCTGTCAGGAAGGCCAATCGTGCCTGGAACTGCCGGCAGCTCCCGATCCTGCGGTTCGCGCGGTCCGCCTGCTCGGCGTGTGGGCGACAGGACGCACCGTGGCGCCAGCCATGCTGCAGGGCCGGTGGTTCACCGAAGAGGAGATCCGGTCGGCGGCGCACGTCGCCGTCGTCACGAAGCAGACTGGCGATGCGCTCGTCACGCCATCGTCTGGCGCGGCGCCGATCGGGCAGTCGCTGACGCTGGGTGGCGCATCCTACGACATCGTCGGTGTCGTGGCCGACGGACCGGGAGCGCGCGACCTGATGGCCACGGTGCCGCTCGAGGCGATAGACGCCGCGCTCGTCGCCGTGCCGCAGCCACGCGCGCGGACGCTCAGCGTGACGGTGCCGAACGTCGAGGCGGCTCACGACGCGCGGCGGCGACTGGAAGACGTCGTGAAGACGCGCGCCGATTGGGCCGGACAGGTGCGCACCGTGGCGCACGGGCCCGAGCGGCTCGCGCAGGCCACACAAGGCATCCTCGTGATGAAACTGATGCTCGGCGCCTTCACGTCGATCTCGCTGCTGGTCGGCGGCGTGGGCATCATGAACGTGCTGCTCGCGTCGGTCGCCGAGCGCACCCGCGAGATCGGCATTCGCAAGGCCGTCGGCGCCCGACGACGCGACATCCTCGCCCAGTTCCTCACCGAGTCGATCGCGATCTCGGCCGCCGGCAGCGTCATCGGCGTGGTGGTCGGCCTTGCGGGCGCCTACCTCGTCACCGCCATCATCAGGGCGCGCACCGAAGCCTTGATCTATGCCTCCGTGAGCGTCAGCACACTGCTCGTGAGCGCCCTCGCCGCGCTGGCAGTCGGTCTCGTCTTTGGCACCTACCCCGCCATCCGCGCCGCCCGCCTCTCCCCCATCGACGCCATCGTGCGGGAGTGA
- a CDS encoding HlyD family efflux transporter periplasmic adaptor subunit, whose protein sequence is MTGRAIVATLMTTALGLTTTACTTTSGDASVPTTQVQRGDISADVYTAGEFVATRSQLVTAPAVGGSLRLVEVLPTGARVEAGTTVMRFDTAEQEFSLEISESEVAESTLEIEKLDADRQVQAAQDEVNLLKARFDVRRAELDVTTNELLSEVDARKNQLTLEESRRKLAQIEEDVQSRAQTSQAARAVADEKRQKATLSRDRARLAIEQMRVTAPFAGIVAVRQNQDANGGAFFPGMSLPDYREGDTVFPGRPVLMVLDPAAINVRARVPESLAASVKVGQKASIQLDGSTRAPIDATVATVAGMADRGGVWRASSQREFDVTFRMEGADGTVDAGRTARVTIEGTPLQGVLSLPRQAIFDRDGTPTVFLADDGRFTPTPVKVVARTQSRVVVDGLTEGTLVALRDPTVRDGDAPAAASAAGGAR, encoded by the coding sequence ATGACAGGCCGCGCGATCGTCGCCACGCTCATGACGACGGCACTCGGCCTCACGACGACGGCCTGCACGACGACATCGGGCGACGCATCGGTGCCGACCACGCAAGTGCAGCGCGGAGACATCAGCGCCGACGTCTACACCGCGGGCGAGTTCGTCGCCACCCGTTCGCAACTGGTCACCGCGCCAGCCGTCGGCGGCAGTCTGCGACTCGTGGAGGTGCTGCCCACGGGCGCGCGCGTCGAAGCCGGCACCACGGTGATGCGCTTCGACACCGCCGAGCAGGAGTTCTCGCTCGAGATCAGCGAGAGCGAGGTGGCCGAGTCGACGCTCGAAATCGAGAAGCTGGATGCCGACAGGCAGGTGCAGGCCGCACAGGACGAAGTGAACCTGCTGAAGGCCCGCTTCGACGTCAGGCGCGCGGAACTCGACGTGACGACCAACGAACTGCTGTCGGAGGTCGACGCGCGCAAGAACCAGCTCACGCTCGAGGAGTCGCGCCGCAAGCTCGCGCAGATCGAAGAAGACGTCCAGTCACGCGCCCAGACAAGCCAGGCCGCGCGCGCGGTGGCCGACGAGAAGCGGCAGAAGGCCACCCTCTCGCGCGATCGCGCCAGGCTGGCCATCGAGCAGATGCGTGTCACGGCGCCGTTCGCCGGCATCGTCGCCGTCCGCCAGAACCAGGATGCCAACGGCGGTGCGTTCTTCCCCGGCATGTCGCTGCCTGACTACCGCGAAGGCGACACGGTGTTCCCGGGCCGGCCCGTGCTGATGGTGCTCGACCCGGCAGCCATCAACGTGCGTGCGCGCGTGCCGGAATCGCTCGCCGCCAGCGTGAAGGTCGGCCAGAAGGCATCGATCCAGCTCGATGGCAGTACGCGAGCCCCCATCGACGCCACTGTCGCCACGGTGGCGGGCATGGCCGATCGCGGCGGCGTGTGGCGCGCGTCCTCGCAACGCGAGTTCGACGTCACGTTCAGGATGGAGGGCGCCGACGGCACCGTCGACGCCGGACGCACCGCACGCGTGACGATCGAAGGCACGCCGCTTCAGGGTGTCCTGTCGCTGCCGCGTCAGGCCATCTTCGATCGCGACGGCACGCCAACGGTGTTTCTCGCCGACGATGGTCGCTTCACACCAACGCCAGTCAAGGTGGTGGCGCGCACGCAGTCGCGCGTGGTCGTCGACGGGCTCACGGAAGGCACGCTCGTCGCGCTGCGCGATCCCACGGTGCGCGACGGCGACGCGCCCGCCGCCGCATCCGCCGCGGGAGGCGCACGATGA
- a CDS encoding ABC transporter permease, translating to MNVEAQAIARAPKRGWVSRFGPDVRMGLENLLAHKLRSLLTMLGMICGVAAVVAMLSIGAGAQQQVMAFIENLGVRNLIVEAREATDWQSMQKMRAISPGLTFNDVRLVDANVPEMSAISPRKRFTPTALLPRPARDMPVVFGVAPAYQAIAGLTLSEGRFFDAEEAQAAAPVAVLGDGVADALFPGTTPIDKHVKVNEQWLRIVGVIRPQMAAPRGTSGLPADDRNNLIYVPVWTAILRLEDTTSGFKDEIDGMYVQVHEASTSPAAAQAIRGLLDETHKRSGDYSLVVPAELLAEQQRTQRIFQMVMVAIASISLLVGGIGIMNIMLASVMERTREIGVRRAVGATQAEVVRQFLIEATIISGLGGVLGVVVGVLISRLVAYFAGWTTVITPFSVVLAFTVSVAVGLLFGVYPARKAARLDPVKALHYE from the coding sequence ATGAACGTCGAGGCACAGGCGATCGCGCGCGCACCGAAGCGTGGATGGGTGTCGCGGTTCGGGCCCGACGTCAGGATGGGACTCGAGAACCTGCTGGCGCACAAGCTGCGTTCCCTGCTCACGATGCTCGGCATGATCTGCGGCGTGGCCGCCGTCGTCGCCATGCTGTCGATCGGCGCCGGCGCGCAGCAGCAGGTCATGGCGTTCATCGAGAATCTCGGCGTGCGCAACCTGATCGTCGAGGCGCGTGAGGCCACTGACTGGCAGAGCATGCAGAAGATGCGCGCCATCTCGCCTGGACTGACGTTCAACGACGTGCGGCTGGTGGACGCCAACGTGCCGGAGATGTCGGCAATCTCGCCGCGCAAGCGCTTCACGCCCACGGCCCTGCTGCCGCGCCCCGCGCGCGACATGCCCGTGGTGTTCGGCGTGGCCCCGGCCTATCAAGCCATCGCGGGTCTCACGCTCTCGGAAGGCCGCTTCTTCGACGCCGAGGAAGCGCAGGCCGCGGCGCCCGTGGCCGTCCTCGGCGACGGCGTGGCCGACGCGCTCTTCCCGGGCACGACGCCGATCGACAAGCACGTGAAGGTCAACGAGCAGTGGCTGCGCATCGTGGGCGTGATCCGCCCGCAGATGGCCGCGCCGCGCGGCACGAGCGGCCTGCCGGCCGACGACCGCAACAACCTGATCTACGTGCCCGTGTGGACGGCGATCCTGCGTCTGGAAGACACGACGAGCGGCTTCAAGGACGAGATCGACGGCATGTACGTGCAGGTGCACGAGGCGTCGACGTCGCCGGCGGCCGCGCAGGCGATCAGAGGCCTGCTCGACGAGACGCACAAGCGATCCGGCGACTACTCCCTCGTCGTACCGGCGGAACTGCTCGCCGAACAGCAGCGCACGCAACGCATCTTCCAGATGGTGATGGTGGCCATCGCGTCGATCTCGCTGCTGGTCGGCGGCATCGGCATCATGAACATCATGCTCGCGAGCGTGATGGAGCGGACGCGCGAGATCGGCGTCAGGCGCGCCGTCGGTGCGACGCAGGCCGAGGTCGTGCGGCAGTTCCTCATCGAAGCGACGATCATCTCCGGCCTCGGCGGCGTGCTCGGCGTTGTCGTTGGCGTCCTGATCTCGCGCCTGGTCGCCTACTTCGCCGGCTGGACGACGGTGATCACGCCGTTCTCGGTGGTGCTCGCGTTCACGGTGTCGGTGGCCGTCGGCCTGCTGTTCGGCGTCTACCCCGCCCGCAAGGCCGCGCGACTGGATCCCGTCAAAGCCCTGCACTACGAATAG
- a CDS encoding efflux RND transporter periplasmic adaptor subunit encodes MRTLFVILSLSGSAACVSNRADVPADRAETRAPATVAVAQRDVSHVVRMHGTVEAENAVGVVVPRILGQNLNARVVTRLAPNGARVKAGDLVVEFDRQAQLNTALEKKAEFRDLEEQVHRKVAEQTEARARDDTAIKTAENALALARLEVDKNPLLPRIDAEKNLLLRESSEAELAQLRKTYSLKQVAARAEIRTLEIRRDRARRAWQHAEANAERLSVRAPLDGLVVLRSMWKGGRMGEPQEGEEVRTGLGLLDIVAEGAVRVRVKVNQADVAGLAVGLPASISLDAYPDKRFEGRLERLAPVATPGMSEKVRSLVALFSVDGRDAVLTPDLSAAVDVRLGSWSGVLALPRQAIAWKDGRPGVIRDGRWQAVTLTTLTPSDAVIASGLAAGDRVALAGGPS; translated from the coding sequence GTGCGCACACTCTTTGTCATCCTGAGCCTGTCAGGTTCGGCTGCCTGTGTATCCAACCGCGCCGACGTCCCGGCAGATCGCGCCGAGACACGCGCGCCGGCCACCGTGGCCGTCGCGCAGCGCGACGTCTCGCACGTCGTGCGCATGCACGGTACGGTCGAAGCCGAGAACGCGGTGGGCGTGGTCGTGCCGCGCATCCTCGGACAGAACCTGAACGCCCGTGTCGTCACGCGGCTCGCCCCCAACGGCGCGCGCGTGAAGGCCGGCGATCTGGTCGTCGAGTTCGATCGCCAGGCGCAACTGAACACGGCGCTCGAGAAGAAGGCGGAGTTCCGCGATCTCGAAGAGCAGGTCCACCGCAAGGTGGCCGAGCAGACCGAGGCGCGTGCCAGGGACGACACGGCCATCAAGACCGCCGAGAACGCGCTGGCGCTCGCACGCCTCGAGGTGGACAAGAATCCCCTGCTGCCGCGCATCGACGCCGAGAAGAACCTGCTCCTGCGCGAATCGAGCGAGGCCGAACTGGCGCAGCTCCGCAAGACGTACTCCCTCAAGCAGGTGGCCGCGCGGGCCGAGATCCGTACACTGGAAATCAGGCGCGACAGGGCGCGCCGCGCGTGGCAGCACGCCGAGGCCAACGCGGAGCGGCTGTCGGTGCGGGCCCCGCTCGACGGCCTCGTGGTGCTGCGCTCGATGTGGAAGGGTGGCCGCATGGGCGAACCACAGGAGGGGGAAGAGGTCAGGACCGGGCTCGGCCTGCTCGACATCGTCGCCGAGGGGGCCGTGCGCGTGCGCGTGAAGGTGAATCAGGCAGACGTGGCTGGGCTCGCCGTCGGCCTGCCCGCGAGCATCTCGCTCGACGCGTATCCCGACAAGCGCTTCGAGGGACGGCTGGAGCGCCTGGCGCCGGTGGCCACGCCCGGCATGTCCGAGAAGGTCCGCAGCCTCGTGGCGCTGTTCTCGGTGGACGGGCGCGACGCCGTCCTCACGCCCGATCTCTCCGCAGCCGTCGACGTCCGTCTCGGGTCGTGGTCAGGCGTGCTGGCGCTGCCGCGACAGGCGATCGCGTGGAAGGACGGCCGGCCCGGGGTGATCCGCGACGGTCGCTGGCAGGCGGTGACGCTCACGACCCTCACGCCATCGGATGCCGTGATCGCGTCGGGACTCGCGGCCGGCGACCGCGTGGCGCTCGCGGGAGGTCCCTCGTGA